Proteins encoded within one genomic window of Candidatus Giovannonibacteria bacterium:
- the ftsH gene encoding ATP-dependent zinc metalloprotease FtsH, whose product MQLLSKNIVGALLILMMLAFLYTSFAGMFREVREISLSELVAKINAGEVAKIVVRDSDLDVTLKDDSELRSKKENEAALSETFKNYGVSEEKLRQVSIDVQNPSGLLYWLGVLLPFILPFLLIVAFFWMTARQVQRANIQAFTFGQSRARIIQPNNLKERVLFKDVAGAKEAKEELVEIVDFLRSPKKFIDIGARIPKGVLLMGAPGTGKTMLAKAVAGEASVPFFHMSASEFVEMFVGVGASRVRDLFKMAKKSAPSIIFVDEIDAVGRHRGAGLGGGHDEREQTLNQILVELDGFETNESVIVMAATNRPDVLDPALLRPGRFDRRVILDLPDINDREEILKIHSRKKPLAEEVNMRRIAERTPGFSGADLANLVNEAAILAARESRKQITQMDLINSIEKVLLGPERKSHVLSEKEKEISAYHEAGHALVAAASPEADPVHKISIISRGRAAGFTLKLPIEDRHLYSKKHFLSELAISLGGFVAEELVFGEITTGPHDDLKKATDLARALVTKYGMSEKVGPLAFGGREEYVFLGKDFSAERDYSETLATLIDKEVSRLMQNAKKRAKDVLARHKNALDALAHKLIKEETVERDEFAKFTRAHGVA is encoded by the coding sequence ATGCAACTCTTGTCAAAAAATATCGTAGGCGCGCTTTTGATACTTATGATGCTGGCGTTTTTATATACTTCTTTTGCCGGAATGTTCCGAGAGGTCAGGGAAATTTCCCTCTCCGAGCTGGTGGCAAAAATCAACGCGGGCGAGGTCGCGAAAATCGTCGTCCGGGATTCGGATTTGGATGTAACCTTAAAAGACGACTCCGAGCTCCGCTCAAAAAAAGAAAACGAGGCCGCTCTTTCGGAGACATTCAAAAACTACGGCGTCTCGGAGGAAAAACTGCGCCAGGTTTCAATTGATGTCCAAAATCCCAGCGGGCTTCTTTACTGGCTGGGAGTCCTTTTGCCTTTCATTTTGCCGTTTCTTTTGATTGTGGCTTTTTTTTGGATGACGGCGCGCCAGGTCCAGCGGGCGAACATCCAGGCGTTCACTTTCGGGCAGTCCCGCGCGCGGATAATCCAACCCAATAATTTAAAAGAGAGGGTTTTATTCAAAGACGTCGCGGGCGCCAAAGAGGCAAAAGAGGAACTTGTGGAGATAGTTGATTTTCTGCGCTCTCCCAAAAAATTCATAGACATCGGCGCACGGATTCCCAAGGGGGTGCTTTTGATGGGCGCGCCGGGAACCGGGAAAACCATGCTGGCCAAGGCCGTGGCCGGGGAGGCGAGTGTGCCATTTTTCCATATGTCCGCCTCGGAATTCGTTGAGATGTTCGTGGGCGTGGGGGCTTCCAGAGTCAGAGATCTTTTTAAGATGGCGAAAAAATCAGCGCCTTCTATCATATTTGTGGACGAGATTGACGCTGTAGGGCGCCACCGCGGAGCGGGCTTGGGAGGCGGGCATGACGAAAGGGAGCAGACATTAAACCAGATTTTGGTGGAATTGGACGGCTTTGAAACAAACGAGTCGGTGATAGTCATGGCGGCCACCAACCGGCCGGATGTTTTGGACCCGGCGCTGCTTCGCCCGGGAAGGTTTGACCGCCGGGTGATTTTGGATTTGCCGGACATTAACGACCGCGAGGAGATTTTAAAAATTCATTCCCGCAAAAAGCCGCTCGCCGAAGAGGTGAACATGCGGAGAATCGCCGAGCGAACGCCGGGTTTTTCCGGCGCGGATTTGGCGAATCTGGTGAACGAGGCGGCGATTTTGGCGGCGCGCGAATCCAGAAAGCAAATTACCCAGATGGACCTCATAAACTCAATAGAGAAAGTGCTTTTGGGGCCGGAGCGAAAGAGCCATGTGCTTTCCGAAAAGGAAAAGGAGATATCCGCCTACCACGAGGCCGGCCACGCTTTGGTTGCGGCGGCTTCGCCTGAGGCCGACCCGGTGCATAAGATTTCCATAATTTCCCGCGGCCGCGCGGCCGGCTTTACACTGAAGCTTCCGATTGAGGACCGCCATCTTTATTCAAAAAAACATTTTCTTTCGGAGCTCGCAATTTCTCTGGGCGGGTTTGTCGCCGAGGAGCTTGTGTTTGGGGAGATTACCACCGGACCGCACGACGACCTTAAAAAAGCTACCGACCTCGCGCGGGCCTTGGTTACCAAATACGGAATGTCGGAGAAAGTTGGCCCATTGGCTTTCGGCGGCCGCGAAGAGTACGTGTTTTTAGGAAAAGATTTTAGCGCGGAGCGTGATTACTCCGAAACCTTGGCGACTTTGATAGACAAAGAGGTCTCGCGGCTTATGCAAAACGCGAAAAAGCGCGCCAAGGATGTTTTGGCCAGGCACAAAAACGCCTTGGACGCCCTGGCCCATAAACTCATAAAAGAGGAAACCGTGGAGAGAGACGAGTTTGCCAAATTCACCCGCGCCCACGGAGTCGCGTAA
- a CDS encoding helix-turn-helix domain-containing protein: MAKIKERQKALRLRKLGQSYAQIKKVLGVSKSTLSYWLRNHPLSVKRIRELRDWNQARIEHYIETRRRKRENILREIYIKEKNIILPLSQQEIFIGGLFLYLGEGGKTKEYELSLSNTDPAILKIFIHWLTKILNVPKNKLRIKLHLYEDMNVRGEIKFWSEELKIPFSQFTKPYIKKTKRSSLTYKGGFGHGTCNVIIGDAKLAKRIFMGLEVIRDYFSKRASSLAV; this comes from the coding sequence ATGGCGAAAATAAAAGAAAGGCAAAAAGCCCTGCGTTTACGCAAATTAGGACAAAGCTACGCCCAAATTAAGAAAGTGTTGGGAGTGAGCAAATCCACCCTTAGCTACTGGCTTAGAAACCATCCTTTGTCTGTGAAAAGGATTCGGGAATTAAGGGATTGGAATCAAGCGAGGATAGAACATTACATTGAAACTCGCCGGAGAAAACGAGAGAACATTTTAAGGGAAATATATATTAAGGAAAAAAATATAATTTTACCTCTATCTCAACAAGAAATATTTATAGGCGGACTATTTCTATATCTTGGAGAGGGAGGTAAAACAAAGGAGTATGAACTTTCATTATCAAATACTGATCCTGCAATTTTAAAAATATTTATACATTGGCTTACGAAAATCTTAAATGTCCCAAAAAACAAGCTGCGAATTAAATTGCATCTTTATGAAGATATGAATGTTCGGGGAGAGATTAAATTTTGGTCCGAAGAACTTAAAATTCCTTTCTCGCAGTTTACAAAACCTTATATCAAGAAAACTAAACGCAGTTCTTTAACTTATAAAGGGGGATTCGGCCATGGCACTTGTAATGTTATAATTGGAGATGCTAAGTTGGCAAAAAGGATTTTTATGGGTCTAGAAGTTATTCGCGATTATTTTTCAAAAAGGGCCAGTAGCTTAGCGGTTTAA
- a CDS encoding cold shock domain-containing protein: MAIAERIKVIVRWFNSKRGYGLGDGANEKVYILHFSQIASHGTGFRSLDPGEEVEITPVLSGDPTKGPRAEDVRRITKKLKPLSSKAPEYRFEKTRRFLELTVGWDNNIVFPNPLGGCDRDYVSGNVEAFYLGAPGYYRELPPLSVELQKTMVRGNTAIVGVNEDGGVLPRRFLYDFRPGHFVLAVTVDGGKVYAEAKQISFRMQNSTNSIAPQDHGVWVVADTVFKKVFEGLPDTENEYELKMAIRDQIPDPENFETKKRNTSMKVFGKAIAQCILELKPDPVVAQAAQATA; encoded by the coding sequence ATGGCCATTGCGGAAAGAATAAAGGTGATAGTAAGATGGTTCAACAGTAAGAGGGGTTATGGTTTGGGTGATGGGGCTAACGAAAAGGTGTATATTCTACACTTTTCCCAGATCGCTTCTCACGGAACTGGGTTCAGAAGTTTGGACCCAGGCGAAGAAGTTGAAATCACGCCAGTGCTTTCAGGCGACCCGACCAAGGGGCCGAGAGCGGAAGACGTCAGAAGAATCACGAAAAAGCTCAAACCTCTTTCCAGCAAGGCGCCCGAGTATCGTTTTGAAAAAACGCGGCGCTTTCTGGAATTGACCGTGGGTTGGGATAACAACATTGTTTTCCCAAATCCACTGGGCGGCTGCGACAGGGATTACGTCTCCGGCAATGTTGAGGCATTTTACCTCGGCGCGCCGGGATACTACAGAGAGCTTCCGCCGCTTTCTGTTGAGCTCCAAAAAACTATGGTTCGTGGGAACACAGCCATAGTTGGAGTGAACGAAGACGGCGGGGTTTTGCCGAGACGGTTTCTCTACGACTTCCGCCCGGGGCACTTTGTTCTTGCGGTTACGGTAGATGGTGGAAAAGTATATGCGGAGGCAAAGCAAATAAGCTTCCGCATGCAAAACAGCACCAATTCCATCGCTCCGCAAGACCATGGCGTCTGGGTCGTCGCGGATACCGTGTTCAAAAAGGTCTTTGAGGGCCTGCCGGACACGGAGAATGAGTACGAGCTCAAAATGGCAATTCGGGACCAGATACCCGACCCCGAAAACTTTGAAACCAAAAAAAGGAATACGAGTATGAAAGTTTTCGGGAAAGCCATAGCCCAATGCATTTTAGAGCTCAAGCCAGACCCGGTCGTAGCCCAAGCCGCCCAAGCCACCGCCTAA
- the topA gene encoding type I DNA topoisomerase, whose amino-acid sequence MKLVIVESPTKAKTISQFLGKDSATAGEFVIESSYGHVRDLPKSQLGVDVENNFQPKYIVPLKARKNVSALKKKAAKAEKIILATDEDREGEAIAWHLLSALGLEDRPEDNILRIVFHEITKKAIEKALKNPRDIDMHMVNAQQARRILDRLVGYKLSPFLWQKVARGLSAGRVQSVAVRLIVEREAEIDAFKKEEYWTIEGIFSAKGGSASSGKKDDNSFKGELYKIGEKVLEKFDIKNETEAKKILDKLEGKNAEVISVEKSAEERHVPPPFTTSTLQQAAFQRLRMSAKETMRNAQRLYEEGYITYMRTDSLNLSQESLSEAAGWIKENLGGKYLLPKPRIFKTKSKSAQEAHEAIRPTDPSRRPEDLKKSTDPREARLYELIWRRFISSQLPSAVLENTKADIDIDGHTFRANGTRLVFDGFLKIYQMKFSENILPELREKEGLKTESIAPIQHFTEPPPRFNEASLVKALEKNGIGRPSTYAPTIATIQDRGYVEKDEQRRLRPTETGKIVNAMLVENFPEIVDISFTAKMEEGLDEIAEGRREWPPVIREFYEPFSKHLETKYESVDSQKIEEKTDESCPNCGKPIVIKRGRFGRFMACSGFPECKTTKKLPEPALNIKCPKCLEGDVVRRRGKKNGRYFFGCSRWPACDFVSWTLPGREKKE is encoded by the coding sequence ATGAAGCTTGTAATTGTTGAATCGCCAACTAAAGCAAAGACGATTTCCCAATTTCTTGGGAAAGATTCCGCCACGGCGGGCGAGTTTGTTATTGAATCAAGCTACGGGCATGTGCGCGATCTGCCGAAGTCGCAGCTCGGAGTGGACGTGGAAAATAATTTCCAGCCGAAATACATTGTCCCCTTAAAAGCCAGAAAAAACGTAAGCGCTTTAAAGAAAAAAGCGGCTAAAGCCGAAAAAATAATTCTGGCGACGGATGAAGATCGCGAAGGCGAAGCCATCGCCTGGCATCTGCTCTCCGCCTTGGGGCTGGAAGACCGCCCCGAGGATAACATTCTGCGGATAGTTTTTCATGAAATAACTAAAAAGGCGATAGAAAAAGCGCTGAAAAATCCGCGCGATATAGACATGCACATGGTCAACGCCCAGCAGGCGCGGAGGATCTTGGACCGGCTGGTGGGCTACAAGCTTTCTCCGTTTTTGTGGCAAAAAGTGGCCCGGGGGCTTTCAGCGGGGAGAGTGCAGTCCGTTGCCGTGCGGCTGATAGTTGAGCGCGAAGCAGAGATTGATGCGTTTAAAAAAGAAGAATATTGGACGATTGAAGGAATTTTTTCCGCCAAAGGCGGATCCGCCTCCAGCGGAAAAAAAGACGACAATTCTTTTAAGGGTGAACTTTATAAGATTGGCGAGAAAGTGCTGGAAAAATTTGACATAAAAAACGAAACTGAAGCCAAAAAAATCTTGGATAAGTTGGAGGGAAAAAATGCCGAAGTTATTTCCGTGGAAAAAAGCGCGGAAGAGCGCCACGTCCCGCCGCCCTTTACCACCTCAACTCTGCAGCAGGCGGCTTTTCAACGGCTCCGAATGTCCGCCAAAGAAACCATGCGCAACGCCCAGCGCCTCTACGAGGAGGGCTACATAACTTACATGCGCACGGATTCGCTGAATCTTTCGCAGGAATCGCTCTCTGAAGCCGCCGGCTGGATTAAAGAAAACCTCGGCGGCAAATATTTATTACCGAAGCCGAGGATTTTTAAAACCAAATCAAAATCCGCCCAGGAAGCGCACGAAGCCATCCGCCCCACGGACCCTTCCCGCAGGCCGGAAGATTTAAAAAAATCCACCGACCCGAGAGAAGCAAGGTTATACGAGCTTATCTGGCGGAGATTCATTTCCTCACAGCTCCCCAGCGCAGTTTTGGAAAACACGAAAGCAGATATTGATATTGACGGCCATACTTTCCGCGCAAACGGCACGCGGCTTGTCTTTGACGGATTTTTAAAAATTTATCAGATGAAGTTTTCGGAAAATATCCTTCCGGAGCTTAGAGAAAAAGAAGGATTGAAAACTGAATCAATCGCGCCGATTCAGCACTTTACCGAGCCGCCGCCCAGATTCAACGAAGCGAGCTTGGTAAAAGCATTGGAGAAAAACGGCATAGGCCGACCATCAACCTACGCGCCGACCATAGCCACAATCCAAGACCGCGGATACGTGGAAAAGGACGAGCAAAGGCGGCTCCGCCCGACCGAAACCGGGAAAATTGTAAACGCGATGCTGGTGGAAAACTTTCCGGAAATAGTGGACATCAGCTTTACGGCAAAAATGGAAGAGGGGCTGGACGAGATTGCGGAAGGGCGCAGAGAATGGCCACCGGTCATCCGCGAATTTTACGAGCCGTTTTCAAAACACCTTGAAACAAAATATGAAAGCGTGGATTCCCAAAAAATTGAGGAAAAAACTGACGAGAGCTGCCCGAATTGCGGCAAACCAATAGTCATAAAACGCGGAAGGTTTGGAAGATTCATGGCCTGCTCCGGCTTCCCGGAATGCAAAACGACAAAAAAACTACCGGAGCCGGCCCTCAATATAAAATGTCCGAAGTGTCTTGAGGGCGACGTCGTCCGCCGCCGCGGCAAAAAAAACGGGCGCTATTTCTTCGGCTGCTCTAGGTGGCCCGCCTGCGACTTCGTTTCCTGGACACTACCCGGCAGGGAAAAGAAAGAGTAA
- the dprA gene encoding DNA-protecting protein DprA yields the protein MAENINEIKIGGAGYPEALKEIPFPPKKISIWSSNGRLPASNFYISIVGTRRSSAYGEEILRKILAGLAPYGFATVSGMATGIDTIVAKASLENKMPTIAVLGSGMAREVFYPSKNWALAERIVEEGGAILSEYEHDMKATLWSFPQRNRIISGLSSATLVVEAPEKSGALITAKFALDQNRDVLAIPGSAFSTNSSGTNKLIKQGAALVESAEDVLRAYGIEEVERPTSDRTSDVQRLDLSPEENKILEILLEPLDIDSLIRKSKMPSHTAQSVIGLLEIRGIIKKLGNEYVRT from the coding sequence ATGGCGGAAAATATTAATGAAATTAAAATCGGGGGCGCCGGATATCCGGAGGCGCTAAAGGAGATTCCCTTTCCGCCCAAAAAAATTTCCATTTGGTCTTCTAACGGCCGACTCCCTGCTTCTAACTTCTATATTTCTATAGTAGGCACGCGGCGCTCATCCGCTTACGGGGAAGAAATTTTAAGAAAAATCCTCGCTGGCCTCGCGCCCTACGGCTTCGCAACCGTTTCGGGGATGGCTACCGGGATTGACACAATAGTCGCCAAAGCAAGTTTGGAAAATAAAATGCCGACGATTGCCGTCTTGGGCTCCGGCATGGCACGTGAAGTATTTTATCCGTCAAAAAACTGGGCGCTCGCCGAGCGTATTGTGGAGGAAGGCGGCGCGATTCTTTCCGAATACGAGCACGATATGAAAGCGACGCTTTGGAGCTTCCCGCAGAGAAACCGGATTATCTCCGGCCTCTCCTCGGCAACGCTGGTCGTGGAGGCGCCGGAAAAAAGCGGGGCGCTGATTACGGCGAAGTTCGCCTTGGACCAAAACCGCGATGTTCTTGCCATCCCCGGCTCGGCTTTTTCTACAAACTCCTCCGGCACGAACAAGCTTATAAAACAAGGCGCGGCGCTTGTTGAATCGGCGGAGGATGTTTTGCGGGCTTACGGGATTGAGGAAGTAGAACGTCCGACGTCCGATCGGACGTCGGACGTCCAAAGATTGGATTTATCTCCGGAGGAAAATAAAATTTTAGAAATTTTGCTGGAGCCGCTGGATATTGACTCTTTAATCAGAAAGAGTAAAATGCCCTCTCATACCGCGCAGTCCGTAATCGGACTTCTGGAAATCCGCGGTATCATTAAAAAACTCGGCAACGAATACGTAAGAACATAA
- a CDS encoding ParB/RepB/Spo0J family partition protein, which produces MDEKINQPAKVKESVFWIELDKIKPNPLQPRREFDESSLKELAESIREYGVLQPIVVTRKELSGEGTGQVLSVEYELLAGERRLRAARIIALPQIPAIIRDDTSDKVKLELALVENLQRADLNPIEKARAFKRLIEQFGLRQADVAERIGKSREVVANTLRLLQLPEAMQEAVAAGKISEGHTRPLLMLSGHPDDQNQLYQNILTSSLSVREAERAARNIAREKARAFLDPETRALQERMESVLGTRVHIEKRGPKGKIYIEFFSDEELKSISDKIVPAPASFI; this is translated from the coding sequence ATGGACGAAAAAATCAATCAGCCGGCAAAAGTTAAAGAATCAGTTTTTTGGATAGAGCTGGATAAAATCAAGCCCAATCCACTGCAGCCGAGGCGGGAGTTTGACGAAAGTTCCTTAAAAGAACTTGCCGAATCAATCCGCGAGTACGGCGTTTTGCAGCCAATCGTAGTTACCAGAAAGGAATTAAGCGGAGAGGGAACGGGGCAAGTCCTGTCCGTTGAATACGAGCTTTTGGCCGGCGAGCGGCGGCTGCGCGCCGCGAGGATTATCGCCCTTCCGCAAATCCCCGCGATTATACGGGACGACACTTCGGACAAAGTTAAACTTGAGCTTGCTTTGGTGGAAAATCTCCAGCGCGCGGATTTAAACCCGATAGAAAAAGCGCGCGCCTTCAAGCGGCTTATTGAACAATTCGGACTGCGCCAAGCAGACGTGGCGGAGAGAATCGGCAAAAGCAGGGAGGTTGTCGCAAACACCTTGCGGCTTCTCCAGTTGCCGGAGGCGATGCAGGAAGCGGTTGCCGCGGGTAAAATCAGCGAGGGGCACACCAGGCCACTTCTTATGCTCTCCGGCCATCCGGACGACCAAAACCAGCTTTACCAGAACATTTTGACGAGCAGTTTGTCCGTGCGCGAAGCCGAGCGCGCCGCCAGAAATATTGCGCGCGAGAAGGCCCGCGCTTTTTTGGACCCTGAAACAAGAGCGCTTCAGGAGAGAATGGAAAGTGTTTTGGGCACGAGAGTGCACATAGAAAAGCGCGGGCCTAAAGGTAAGATTTATATAGAATTTTTCTCGGATGAGGAGCTTAAATCAATATCGGATAAAATAGTTCCGGCGCCTGCTTCTTTTATTTAA
- a CDS encoding bifunctional (p)ppGpp synthetase/guanosine-3',5'-bis(diphosphate) 3'-pyrophosphohydrolase, giving the protein MEWEEYEKKLRELGYKDEAISIIKSAFAYAAKIHADEKRASGDPYITHPMAVSLNVAKIKMDAPTVAAALLHDIVENKGIKPEELKKQFGEEIAFLVDALTKAERVQYRGVERAVESLRKMFLALAQDIRVVIIKLMDRLHNMETLRFLPLEKQRRIAMETLELYAPLADRLGIWEVKARLEDLAFSYVYPEEYKWLMFQIKNRREEDEKYLEKLKPTVESELKKENVNAVRVTCRAKHFYSIWKKLIKHEMNFDRILDLVSMRIILRNSEDCYRALGIIHKLWKPMPGRIKDYIALPKSNGYRSIHTTVFGPEEKKVDIQIRTAEMDDEAEHGIAAHWFYEEQGKKSVTKKLGDKRFSWVSQLQEWQKAHANAPSAEALAALKIDFFKDRIFVFTPKGDVADLPEGATPIDFAYHIHSEIGDHMSGAKVNGKLVHFSHQLKSGDRVEILTQKNKRPTSDWLEFAKTSMAKNHIRSALRKLGVMEPVKKKLPLLEAVVTAKDRLGLLKDLSAAFARLGINIVGVKIDPKNKAYPKTLFHFHPKAGVPNSRLLTALRQIKSVEDAAIKEVK; this is encoded by the coding sequence ATGGAGTGGGAGGAATACGAAAAAAAACTGCGCGAATTGGGGTATAAAGATGAAGCTATAAGCATTATCAAATCCGCTTTCGCTTACGCCGCGAAAATACACGCCGATGAGAAGCGCGCCTCCGGCGACCCTTATATCACCCACCCCATGGCGGTGTCCTTAAACGTCGCCAAAATTAAAATGGACGCCCCGACCGTCGCCGCCGCGCTTCTTCACGACATCGTTGAAAATAAAGGGATAAAGCCGGAAGAACTAAAAAAGCAATTTGGAGAAGAAATTGCTTTTTTAGTTGACGCCCTGACAAAAGCCGAGCGCGTGCAATACAGGGGGGTTGAGCGCGCGGTGGAATCTTTGCGCAAAATGTTTTTGGCGCTAGCCCAAGACATACGCGTGGTCATAATCAAGCTCATGGACCGGCTCCACAACATGGAAACGCTTAGATTTCTTCCTTTGGAAAAACAGCGCCGCATAGCGATGGAAACCTTGGAGCTCTACGCCCCGCTTGCGGACCGCTTGGGCATCTGGGAAGTGAAAGCAAGATTGGAGGATTTGGCTTTCTCTTACGTTTATCCGGAAGAATACAAATGGCTGATGTTTCAAATTAAAAATAGACGGGAAGAAGACGAAAAGTATCTGGAAAAATTGAAGCCCACCGTGGAGTCGGAGCTCAAAAAAGAGAACGTAAACGCCGTGCGCGTCACCTGCCGGGCGAAGCATTTCTACAGCATCTGGAAAAAACTCATAAAACACGAAATGAATTTTGACAGAATTTTGGATTTGGTTTCAATGAGGATAATTTTGCGAAATAGCGAAGATTGCTACCGGGCGCTTGGAATAATACATAAACTCTGGAAACCGATGCCCGGAAGAATTAAAGATTACATCGCGCTCCCCAAATCCAACGGCTACCGAAGCATCCACACTACGGTTTTCGGGCCGGAAGAAAAAAAGGTTGACATTCAGATAAGAACCGCGGAGATGGACGATGAAGCGGAGCACGGCATCGCCGCGCACTGGTTTTACGAAGAGCAAGGCAAAAAATCGGTCACGAAAAAATTGGGAGATAAAAGATTTTCCTGGGTCAGCCAGTTGCAGGAATGGCAAAAAGCGCATGCCAACGCGCCGTCAGCCGAAGCGCTCGCGGCGCTTAAAATTGATTTTTTCAAAGACAGGATATTCGTTTTCACTCCGAAAGGCGACGTCGCAGACCTGCCGGAAGGAGCTACGCCGATAGATTTTGCCTACCATATCCACTCGGAAATCGGCGACCATATGTCGGGGGCAAAAGTGAACGGCAAGCTGGTCCATTTTTCGCACCAGCTTAAATCCGGCGACCGGGTAGAGATTCTCACCCAAAAAAATAAAAGGCCGACTTCCGACTGGCTAGAATTTGCCAAAACGTCGATGGCTAAAAACCATATAAGATCCGCCCTAAGAAAACTCGGCGTAATGGAGCCGGTGAAGAAAAAATTACCGCTTCTGGAAGCGGTTGTCACAGCCAAGGACCGGCTGGGTCTGTTGAAAGATTTGTCCGCGGCATTCGCGCGGCTCGGCATAAATATAGTCGGAGTGAAAATTGACCCAAAAAATAAAGCGTATCCTAAAACGTTGTTTCATTTTCACCCCAAAGCCGGCGTGCCGAATTCCAGATTACTCACCGCGCTCCGGCAAATCAAAAGTGTTGAAGACGCGGCAATCAAAGAAGTTAAATAA